Proteins encoded by one window of Roseibium sp. Sym1:
- a CDS encoding response regulator → MALDLQMPVLVVDDYKTMIRIIRNLLKQLGFEDIDDAADGTEALEKMKQRRYGLVISDWNMEPMTGYELLKQVRADGSLSKTPFIMVTAESKTENVIAAKKAGVNNYIVKPFNAQTLKGKIEAVFSD, encoded by the coding sequence ATGGCCCTTGATCTTCAGATGCCGGTCCTCGTGGTCGATGACTACAAAACGATGATTCGCATCATTCGGAACCTGCTCAAGCAGCTTGGTTTCGAAGACATCGATGACGCTGCGGACGGCACCGAAGCATTGGAAAAAATGAAGCAGCGCCGTTACGGCCTGGTGATTTCCGACTGGAACATGGAGCCGATGACCGGATACGAACTGCTCAAGCAGGTTCGTGCCGACGGCAGCCTCAGCAAGACACCGTTCATCATGGTGACGGCTGAATCCAAGACGGAAAACGTCATCGCCGCCAAAAAGGCCGGCGTGAACAACTACATCGTGAAGCCGTTCAACGCACAGACGTTGAAAGGCAAGA
- a CDS encoding MaoC family dehydratase, with protein MLELQKLCFEDLTVGMSEELVKHVSSSDVVGFAEVSGDRNPIHLSEHFAARTPFKTRIAHGLYTASLISAVLGTRLPGPGAIYLSQTLNFKAPVKIGDDVKVTVTVEELMERGNRARLSCICSVDDTIVLEGEALVKVPSRDEDRSGL; from the coding sequence ATGCTGGAACTTCAAAAACTGTGTTTCGAAGATCTCACGGTCGGGATGAGCGAAGAACTTGTAAAACACGTCAGTTCTTCTGATGTGGTCGGTTTTGCCGAAGTTTCCGGCGACAGAAACCCGATCCACCTGTCGGAGCATTTTGCCGCAAGAACACCGTTCAAGACCCGAATCGCCCACGGCCTCTACACGGCCAGCCTGATTTCCGCCGTGCTCGGCACCCGCCTACCCGGTCCGGGCGCGATCTACCTGTCCCAGACCCTCAATTTCAAGGCACCGGTCAAGATCGGCGACGACGTCAAGGTGACCGTGACCGTCGAGGAACTGATGGAACGCGGCAACCGCGCCCGGCTGTCCTGCATCTGCAGCGTGGACGACACCATCGTCCTCGAGGGCGAAGCGCTCGTCAAAGTGCCGAGCCGGGACGAGGACCGGTCCGGTCTTTGA
- a CDS encoding bifunctional riboflavin kinase/FAD synthetase, which produces MSPSDTSRFLVAESLDSFPATLKGGIVAIGNFDGLHRGHRAVLGAAMGLGHGTHHPVYAMSFEPHPRSVFNPSSPVFRLTPYAQKLEMLRICGLDGALILPFTRDFAGIEANAFVQDILIGTLGISHAVTGYDFHFGRARQGTPDFLRDAGARHGFGVTIVQREEDEGAEVVSSTRIRDCLAAGDIAQANGLLGYRWFFDAEVRHGDKRGRDLGYPTANLALSEDCPLKQGIYAVKVRIGETWHDGVASHGRRPTFDNGAALFEVHLFDFSGDLYGQTLRVHLVSYLRAEEKFDSAEALTRQMDQDSAEARAALAALRPLSDIDLKLLDFSA; this is translated from the coding sequence ATGAGCCCCTCTGATACCTCCAGGTTCCTGGTCGCCGAAAGCCTGGACAGCTTTCCGGCGACGCTGAAAGGCGGCATCGTCGCCATCGGGAATTTCGACGGTCTGCACCGGGGCCACCGGGCGGTGCTGGGCGCTGCAATGGGCCTCGGCCACGGCACGCACCACCCGGTCTATGCCATGAGTTTCGAGCCCCATCCGCGCAGCGTGTTCAATCCGTCCAGTCCGGTCTTCCGACTGACGCCCTATGCGCAGAAACTCGAGATGTTGCGCATTTGCGGCCTGGACGGTGCCCTGATCCTGCCCTTTACCCGGGACTTTGCCGGCATCGAGGCCAATGCCTTTGTCCAGGACATCCTGATCGGTACGCTCGGCATTTCCCACGCGGTCACCGGATACGACTTCCATTTCGGCCGCGCCCGCCAGGGCACCCCCGACTTTCTGCGCGACGCCGGCGCCCGGCACGGCTTCGGCGTCACCATCGTGCAGCGTGAAGAAGACGAGGGAGCGGAAGTCGTTTCCTCGACCCGTATCCGCGACTGTCTCGCGGCCGGCGACATTGCCCAGGCGAACGGTCTCCTGGGCTACCGGTGGTTCTTTGACGCCGAGGTCCGCCACGGCGACAAGCGCGGACGGGATCTCGGCTACCCCACGGCCAATCTGGCGCTGAGCGAGGACTGCCCGCTGAAACAGGGCATCTACGCGGTCAAGGTCCGGATCGGTGAAACCTGGCATGACGGCGTGGCGAGCCACGGCCGCCGGCCGACTTTCGACAATGGCGCCGCGCTGTTCGAAGTGCACCTGTTCGATTTTTCCGGGGATCTTTATGGCCAGACACTCCGGGTGCACCTCGTATCCTATCTTCGCGCCGAAGAAAAATTCGACAGCGCAGAGGCCCTGACCCGGCAGATGGATCAGGACAGCGCAGAGGCACGGGCCGCCCTGGCCGCGCTGCGGCCGTTGTCCGATATAGACCTGAAGCTGCTGGATTTCTCCGCGTGA
- a CDS encoding DMT family transporter, translating to MTRSPAPGAMEQNPLLAIVLMSSAMLIVPVMDIIAKYLSADLPPLEVTFGRFFFQFLICLVLAIVTGRIAGLRGKQPVINYLRGVFLAAASLCFFTAVKFMSVATAISIFFIEPMVLTILAALILKEQVGIRRIGAILVGLLGAIIILRPNLAEIGLVSLLPVATAFLFSFYLLLNRLYPVTDGLLTIQFSAGLSGSLMLGAALLIGNLAGYEGIAFVMPSGNQAGLLVLIGLISFAAHGLVVAAFQRGNASLLAPLQYIEIVSATLFGYQVFADFPDGPTWIGIALIIGSGLYIAHRERKLKKTIQAVVAEV from the coding sequence GTGACAAGGTCTCCTGCCCCCGGGGCCATGGAGCAGAACCCGCTTCTGGCGATCGTCCTGATGAGCTCGGCCATGCTGATCGTGCCGGTGATGGACATCATCGCCAAATACCTGTCGGCCGACCTGCCGCCACTCGAAGTCACCTTCGGCCGGTTCTTCTTCCAGTTCCTGATCTGCCTTGTGCTGGCGATCGTCACCGGCCGGATCGCGGGCCTGCGCGGCAAGCAGCCCGTGATCAACTATCTGCGCGGTGTTTTCCTGGCGGCCGCCTCCCTGTGTTTTTTCACCGCTGTGAAATTCATGTCCGTCGCCACCGCGATCTCGATCTTCTTCATCGAGCCGATGGTGCTCACCATCCTCGCGGCGCTGATCCTGAAGGAACAGGTCGGTATCCGCCGGATCGGCGCCATTCTCGTCGGGCTTCTGGGCGCCATCATCATCCTCAGGCCGAACCTTGCCGAGATCGGACTGGTCAGCCTGCTGCCGGTGGCGACCGCCTTCCTGTTTTCCTTCTACCTGCTGCTGAACCGGCTCTATCCGGTGACCGACGGCCTCCTGACCATCCAGTTCAGCGCGGGGCTCTCCGGCTCCCTGATGCTGGGCGCGGCGCTGTTGATCGGCAACCTGGCCGGCTATGAGGGCATCGCTTTCGTGATGCCGTCCGGCAACCAGGCCGGACTGCTGGTGCTGATCGGACTGATTTCCTTTGCCGCCCACGGGCTGGTGGTCGCCGCGTTCCAGCGGGGCAACGCCAGCCTGCTGGCGCCGTTGCAATATATCGAGATCGTCAGCGCGACCCTGTTCGGCTACCAGGTGTTTGCCGATTTCCCGGACGGGCCGACCTGGATCGGCATCGCGCTGATCATCGGAAGCGGGCTCTACATCGCCCACCGGGAGCGCAAGCTGAAGAAGACGATTCAGGCCGTCGTCGCGGAAGTCTGA